In Candidatus Nanopelagicales bacterium, one genomic interval encodes:
- the purD gene encoding phosphoribosylamine--glycine ligase translates to MKVLVIGSGAREHALVRSLLADDDVSEVVCAPGNAGIARDAETVPVDAADPEAVAHLATTVEADLVVIGPEVPLVAGAGDAVRARGIPCFGPSRAAAQIEGSKAFAKQVMAEAGVPTAMSHLCTTHDEVAAALDQFGPPYVVKDDGLAAGKGVVVTDDRDAALAHADACLARGDGAQVVVEEYLDGPEVSLFAVTDGTTVVPLQPAQDFKRVGDGDTGPNTGGMGAYSPLPWAPDGLVDEVVDRVLQPTVDLMRHRGTPFDGLLYAGLALTSRGLRVVEFNARFGDPETQVVLARLSTPLGQLLHAAATGALAEVGPLHWHDGAAVTVVIASEGYPAAPRTGDPIEGLDEAEAMDHVSVLHAGTAAGPDGAVLSAGGRVLSVTAVGDDLAQARERAYEAVRLIHLPGSHHRTDIAAAAAAGTAGTP, encoded by the coding sequence TCGGGGGCGCGGGAGCACGCGCTGGTGCGGTCGCTGCTCGCCGACGACGACGTGTCCGAGGTCGTCTGCGCGCCCGGCAACGCCGGCATCGCCCGCGACGCCGAGACCGTGCCGGTCGACGCGGCCGACCCCGAGGCGGTCGCTCACCTGGCGACCACCGTCGAGGCCGACCTGGTCGTGATCGGCCCCGAGGTACCCCTCGTTGCTGGCGCCGGGGACGCGGTGCGCGCCCGCGGCATCCCCTGCTTCGGCCCGAGCCGAGCCGCCGCCCAGATCGAGGGCAGCAAGGCCTTCGCCAAGCAGGTCATGGCCGAGGCCGGCGTACCCACCGCGATGTCCCACCTGTGCACCACGCACGACGAGGTCGCCGCGGCGCTGGACCAGTTCGGGCCCCCGTACGTGGTCAAGGACGACGGCCTCGCCGCCGGCAAGGGGGTCGTGGTCACCGACGACCGCGACGCGGCCCTCGCGCACGCCGATGCCTGCCTCGCCCGCGGCGACGGCGCCCAGGTGGTGGTCGAGGAGTACCTGGACGGCCCGGAGGTGTCGCTGTTCGCCGTCACCGACGGGACCACCGTCGTGCCGCTGCAGCCGGCGCAGGACTTCAAGCGCGTCGGCGACGGCGACACTGGCCCCAACACCGGCGGCATGGGCGCCTACTCGCCGCTGCCCTGGGCGCCCGACGGGCTCGTCGACGAGGTCGTCGATCGCGTGCTGCAGCCGACCGTCGACCTGATGCGGCACCGCGGCACGCCGTTCGATGGGCTGTTGTACGCCGGCCTCGCGCTGACGTCCCGCGGCCTGCGGGTGGTCGAGTTCAACGCCCGCTTCGGCGACCCGGAGACGCAGGTGGTGCTGGCCCGGCTCTCCACGCCGCTTGGGCAGTTGCTGCACGCCGCCGCCACGGGAGCGCTGGCCGAGGTGGGTCCGCTGCACTGGCACGACGGGGCCGCGGTCACCGTGGTCATCGCGTCGGAGGGCTACCCGGCGGCGCCCCGTACCGGCGACCCGATCGAGGGGCTGGACGAGGCCGAGGCGATGGACCACGTGTCGGTGCTGCACGCGGGGACCGCTGCGGGCCCGGACGGTGCGGTGCTGTCCGCCGGCGGCCGCGTGCTGTCGGTCACTGCGGTCGGCGACGATCTGGCCCAGGCCCGGGAGCGTGCGTACGAGGCGGTCCGGCTGATCCACCTGCCCGGCTCGCACCACCGCACCGACATTGCCGCCGCGGCCGCCGCCGGGACGGCGGGCACCCCGTGA
- the purB gene encoding adenylosuccinate lyase: MSRASVPDVLAARYASPAMTAIWSPEHKVVLERRLWLAVLRAQRDLRVDVPDEAIAAYEEHVDDVDLDSIAARERVTRHDVKARIEEFNALAGHEHVHKGMTSRDLTENVEQLQVRSALELVRDKTVATLARLAQLATTYADQPLTGRSHNVAAQTTTLGKRFASAADELLVAYERLDDLIARYPLRGIKGPVGTAQDMLDLLDGDTERLATLESRVAEHLGFERVLTSVGQVYPRSLDHDVLSALVQVAAGPSSLATTIRLMAGNELVTEGFKPGQVGSSAMPHKMNTRSCERVNGFAVILRGYASMTAELAGAQWNEGDVFCSVVRRVALPDAFFAIDGLFETFLTVLDEFGAFPAVIERELERYLPFLATTKVLMAAVRRGVGRETAHEAIKEHAVAVALQMREEGLADNDLFDRLVSDPRLGLDRATLDSLVAEPIEFTGAARDQVAAIARRVSDIAAQHPRAAAYTPGDIL, encoded by the coding sequence GTGAGCCGCGCTTCGGTCCCCGATGTCCTGGCGGCGAGGTACGCCTCCCCGGCGATGACGGCGATCTGGTCCCCGGAGCACAAGGTGGTGCTGGAGCGCCGGCTGTGGTTGGCCGTGCTGCGCGCCCAGCGCGACCTCCGCGTCGACGTTCCGGACGAGGCGATCGCGGCGTACGAGGAGCACGTCGACGATGTCGACCTCGACTCCATCGCCGCCCGCGAGCGGGTGACGCGGCACGACGTCAAGGCACGGATCGAGGAGTTCAACGCCCTCGCCGGCCACGAGCACGTGCACAAGGGCATGACCTCGCGCGACCTGACGGAGAACGTCGAGCAGCTCCAGGTCCGCTCCGCCCTGGAGCTCGTACGCGACAAGACGGTCGCCACGCTGGCCCGGCTGGCGCAACTCGCGACGACGTACGCCGACCAGCCGCTGACCGGCCGGTCGCACAACGTGGCCGCTCAGACGACCACGCTGGGCAAGCGGTTCGCGTCCGCGGCCGACGAGCTGCTCGTCGCCTACGAGCGCCTCGACGACCTGATCGCCCGCTACCCGTTGCGCGGCATCAAGGGACCGGTCGGCACCGCGCAGGACATGCTCGACCTGCTGGACGGTGACACCGAGCGACTCGCGACGCTGGAGTCCCGGGTCGCGGAGCACCTCGGCTTCGAGCGCGTCCTCACCAGCGTCGGCCAGGTCTACCCGCGCTCGCTCGACCACGACGTGCTGTCCGCACTCGTCCAGGTCGCGGCCGGACCGTCCAGCCTGGCCACCACGATCCGGCTCATGGCCGGCAACGAGCTGGTGACCGAGGGGTTCAAGCCCGGCCAGGTCGGCTCGTCCGCCATGCCGCACAAGATGAACACCCGGTCCTGCGAGCGGGTCAACGGGTTCGCGGTCATCCTGCGCGGCTACGCGTCGATGACCGCGGAACTCGCTGGGGCGCAGTGGAACGAGGGCGACGTCTTCTGCTCCGTCGTGCGCCGCGTCGCGCTCCCGGACGCCTTCTTCGCGATCGACGGGCTGTTCGAGACCTTCCTGACGGTGCTGGACGAGTTCGGTGCGTTCCCCGCGGTCATCGAGCGGGAGCTCGAGCGTTACCTGCCGTTCCTCGCAACGACCAAGGTGCTGATGGCCGCGGTGCGTCGGGGGGTCGGGCGGGAGACCGCGCACGAGGCCATCAAGGAGCACGCGGTCGCCGTCGCGCTGCAGATGCGCGAGGAGGGACTCGCGGACAACGACCTGTTCGACCGGCTGGTGTCCGACCCGCGTCTCGGCCTGGACCGCGCGACGCTCGATTCCCTTGTGGCAGAGCCGATCGAGTTCACCGGAGCCGCACGGGACCAGGTGGCCGCGATCGCCCGCCGCGTCTCCGACATCGCCGCGCAGCACCCGCGCGCCGCCGCCTACACCCCCGGGGACATCCTGTGA
- a CDS encoding phosphoribosylaminoimidazolesuccinocarboxamide synthase codes for MSSSDRTAGPAPSYDLPNEYEHVYAGKVRDLYGTPEGRLLFVASDRISAYDWVLPTVIPDKGRILTALSLWWFERLEDLVPNHVLSTQVPDAVAGRAMLCEPLDMFPVECVARGYLAGSGLTDYVASGSVCGVGLPPGLKDGSRLPKPIFTPATKAALGDHDENVTYDDVVITIGQEEAQELRRITLAVYRRAEETAQQRGLILADTKLEFGVGLAGRHAGRIVLADEVLTPDSSRYWPLDAWEPGHAQPSFDKQYVRDWLTSAESGWSRDSGEPPPALPEDVVERTRAKYVEAYERLTGEAFA; via the coding sequence GTGAGCAGCAGCGACCGCACCGCCGGCCCCGCTCCCTCGTACGACCTACCGAACGAGTACGAGCACGTCTACGCCGGCAAGGTGCGCGACCTCTACGGCACCCCCGAGGGCCGGCTGCTGTTCGTCGCGAGCGACCGGATCTCCGCGTACGACTGGGTGCTGCCGACGGTCATCCCCGACAAGGGTCGCATCCTGACGGCGCTGTCGCTGTGGTGGTTCGAGCGGCTGGAGGACCTCGTACCGAACCACGTGCTGTCCACCCAGGTGCCCGACGCGGTTGCGGGGCGGGCGATGCTCTGCGAGCCGCTGGACATGTTCCCCGTGGAGTGCGTTGCCCGCGGCTACCTCGCGGGCTCGGGGCTCACCGACTACGTCGCCAGCGGATCCGTCTGCGGCGTGGGTCTTCCGCCGGGCCTCAAGGACGGCTCGCGGCTGCCCAAGCCCATCTTCACCCCGGCGACGAAGGCCGCCCTCGGTGACCACGACGAGAACGTGACGTACGACGACGTCGTCATCACCATCGGGCAGGAGGAGGCGCAGGAGCTGCGCCGCATCACCCTTGCGGTCTACCGGCGCGCGGAGGAGACCGCGCAGCAGCGTGGGCTGATCCTCGCCGACACCAAGCTGGAGTTCGGCGTCGGCCTGGCCGGACGGCACGCGGGGCGGATCGTGCTGGCCGACGAGGTGCTCACGCCCGACTCCTCGCGCTACTGGCCGCTCGACGCCTGGGAGCCGGGGCACGCGCAGCCGTCGTTCGACAAGCAGTACGTCCGCGACTGGCTGACGTCGGCCGAGTCCGGGTGGTCCCGCGACTCCGGTGAGCCGCCGCCCGCGCTGCCGGAGGACGTGGTCGAGCGGACCCGTGCGAAGTACGTGGAGGCGTACGAACGGCTGACCGGGGAGGCGTTCGCCTGA
- the galE gene encoding UDP-glucose 4-epimerase GalE — protein sequence MTTWLLTGGAGYIGAHVLRALRDSGRDVVVLDDLSSGVAAKVPEGAPLIQASVLDRAAVAGALSDYDVTGVVHLAARKAVGESVERPLYYYRENVDGVLSLLEAMAETGARSLVFSSSAAVYGQPDVDLVREDSPTVPESPYGETKLIGEWAVRDAARVLGLSWTSLRYFNVAGAGADDLGDTAVFNLIPMVFRALSEGRRPQVFGDDYPTPDGSCIRDYIHVVDLASAHVAAAAQCEAGGAAEVYNVGRGEGSSVFEVMDMVSRVIGHDVAAEVAPRRPGDPARLVASADRIRERLGWSATRGLEDMVASAWSARQAGHGE from the coding sequence ATGACCACTTGGCTGCTCACCGGCGGCGCCGGCTACATCGGGGCGCACGTGCTGCGCGCGCTGCGAGACTCCGGGCGCGACGTCGTGGTGCTGGACGACCTGTCGAGCGGCGTCGCGGCGAAGGTGCCGGAGGGCGCGCCCCTGATCCAGGCGTCGGTGCTGGACCGGGCGGCCGTGGCTGGTGCGCTGTCCGACTACGACGTGACCGGAGTGGTCCACCTCGCGGCGCGCAAGGCGGTGGGGGAGTCGGTCGAGCGGCCGCTGTACTACTACCGGGAGAACGTCGACGGGGTCCTTTCGCTGCTGGAGGCGATGGCCGAGACGGGGGCGCGGTCGCTGGTGTTCTCGTCGTCCGCCGCGGTGTACGGGCAGCCCGACGTGGACCTGGTCCGCGAGGACTCCCCGACCGTGCCGGAGTCGCCGTACGGGGAGACCAAGTTGATCGGGGAGTGGGCGGTGCGCGACGCCGCCCGGGTGCTCGGGCTGTCGTGGACGTCGCTGCGGTACTTCAACGTCGCCGGCGCCGGGGCGGACGACCTGGGCGACACCGCGGTGTTCAACCTGATCCCGATGGTGTTCCGCGCGCTGTCTGAGGGGCGGCGTCCGCAGGTGTTCGGCGACGACTACCCGACGCCGGACGGGTCCTGCATCCGCGACTACATCCACGTGGTGGACCTGGCGTCGGCGCACGTGGCCGCGGCCGCGCAGTGCGAGGCCGGCGGGGCGGCCGAGGTCTACAACGTGGGCCGCGGCGAGGGGTCCTCGGTGTTCGAGGTGATGGACATGGTGTCCCGGGTCATCGGGCACGACGTGGCCGCCGAGGTCGCGCCCCGGCGGCCCGGTGACCCGGCCCGGCTGGTGGCCTCGGCGGACCGGATCCGCGAGCGGCTCGGGTGGAGCGCCACCCGGGGGCTGGAGGACATGGTGGCCTCGGCCTGGTCCGCCCGGCAGGCCGGCCACGGGGAGTAG
- the purS gene encoding phosphoribosylformylglycinamidine synthase subunit PurS translates to MARVVVDVMLKPEILDPQGRAVQGALTRLGLEGVTHVRQGKRFEIDLDGDLDLERINEVHRLAEQLLSNPVIEDYELHVVDEGGVQQ, encoded by the coding sequence GTGGCCCGCGTCGTCGTCGACGTCATGCTCAAGCCGGAGATCCTCGACCCGCAGGGCCGCGCCGTGCAGGGTGCGCTGACCCGCCTCGGACTGGAGGGGGTGACCCACGTCCGCCAGGGCAAGCGCTTCGAGATCGACCTCGACGGCGACCTCGACCTGGAGCGGATCAACGAGGTCCACCGCCTGGCTGAGCAACTGCTGTCCAACCCGGTGATCGAGGACTACGAGCTGCACGTGGTCGACGAGGGCGGGGTCCAGCAGTGA
- the purQ gene encoding phosphoribosylformylglycinamidine synthase subunit PurQ: MTDGAPTAAGARIGVVTFPGSLDDRDAARAVRLAGGTPVPLWHGDDDLSGVDAVVLPGGFSYGDYLRCGAIARFAPIMGPLVARAEQGLPLLGICNGFQILCETHLIPGALTRNDSLHFVCRDQRLRIESTDSAWTNGYEPGEEIVIPLKNGEGGYVADERTLDELEGEGRVIARYLEVNPNGSYRDIAGIRNPRGNVVGLMPHPEHAVEPLTGPTTDGLRFFTSVLSALVAS, translated from the coding sequence GTGACCGACGGCGCCCCGACCGCGGCCGGCGCCCGCATCGGCGTCGTCACGTTCCCCGGCTCGCTGGACGACCGCGATGCAGCCCGCGCGGTTCGGCTCGCCGGCGGGACCCCCGTACCCCTGTGGCACGGCGACGACGACCTGTCCGGTGTCGACGCCGTCGTACTGCCCGGCGGGTTCTCGTACGGCGACTACCTGCGCTGCGGTGCCATCGCCCGCTTCGCCCCGATCATGGGCCCGCTGGTGGCCCGCGCCGAGCAGGGGCTGCCGTTGCTGGGCATCTGCAACGGGTTCCAGATCCTGTGCGAGACCCATCTCATCCCGGGTGCGCTGACCCGCAACGACTCCCTGCACTTCGTCTGCCGGGATCAGAGGCTGCGGATCGAGTCCACGGACAGCGCCTGGACCAACGGGTACGAGCCCGGCGAGGAGATCGTGATCCCGCTGAAGAACGGCGAGGGCGGCTACGTCGCTGACGAGCGAACCCTCGACGAGCTCGAGGGCGAGGGTCGCGTCATCGCCCGCTACCTCGAGGTCAACCCCAATGGCAGCTACCGCGACATCGCCGGGATCCGCAACCCGCGTGGCAACGTGGTCGGACTGATGCCCCACCCCGAGCACGCGGTCGAGCCGCTCACGGGGCCGACGACCGACGGGCTGCGCTTCTTCACCTCCGTCCTCTCCGCGCTGGTGGCGTCATGA
- the purL gene encoding phosphoribosylformylglycinamidine synthase subunit PurL, with protein MTRPVDSVDHAEEQPDTDQPYAELGLKPDEYQRIRDILGRRPTSSELAMYSVMWSEHCSYKSSKVHLRQFGDKKPETDALLVGIGENAGVVDIGDGWAVTFKVESHNHPSYVEPYQGAATGIGGIVRDILSMGARPIAVMDPLRFGAPDNPDTKRVLPGVVAGIGGYGNCLGLPNIGGEVVFDPSYAGNPLVNALCVGAMRHEDIHLASARGVGNLVVLYGARTGGDGIGGVSVLASETFDEGGPAKRPSVQVGDPFMEKLLIECTLEVLHAGLVEGIQDLGGAGISCATSELASNGEGGMHVWLDRVPLRDSTLTPEEILMSESQERMCAIVTPEHIDDFMAICRRWDVEAVVIGEVNDSGRLTIDWHGERIVDAPPRTVAHEGPVYQRPMQRPAYLDALQADGPAGLARPSAPDELRATLLRMVASPNLASKAWVTQQYDRYVLGNTVLAQPEDAGMVRVDEESGRGVAISTDCNGRMAKLDPYEGARLALAEAYRNVAASGAVPLAVTNCLNFGSPEDPEVMWQFAEAVRGLADACLELGVPVTGGNVSFYNQTGDTAIHPTPVVGVLGVIDDVDRRTPMSWGPDGELIYLLGTTGDDLAGCEWAHEVHGHLGGRPPTVDLDRERVLAEILVAGSRDGMLTAAHDVADGGVAQAIVEMALRSGVGARMWVPDGLDPFVFLFSESPTRAVVVVPRSEELRFTEMCAARQMPAARIGVVDSGLGEDAGHAPGTQVLALNDLFTVTLDELREAHNRTLPALFA; from the coding sequence ATGACGCGCCCCGTCGACTCGGTCGACCACGCCGAGGAGCAGCCCGACACCGATCAGCCGTACGCGGAGCTCGGGCTCAAACCCGATGAGTACCAGCGGATCCGCGACATCCTGGGCCGTCGCCCCACCAGCAGCGAGCTGGCGATGTACTCGGTCATGTGGAGCGAGCACTGCTCGTATAAGTCCAGCAAGGTGCACCTGCGGCAGTTCGGCGACAAGAAGCCGGAGACGGACGCGCTACTCGTCGGCATCGGCGAGAACGCCGGCGTCGTGGACATCGGCGACGGATGGGCTGTGACGTTCAAGGTCGAGAGTCACAACCACCCGTCGTACGTGGAGCCCTACCAGGGCGCGGCCACCGGCATCGGCGGGATCGTGCGCGACATCCTGTCGATGGGTGCCCGACCGATCGCGGTGATGGACCCGCTGCGGTTCGGTGCGCCGGACAACCCCGACACGAAGCGCGTGCTTCCGGGCGTTGTCGCCGGGATCGGCGGCTACGGGAACTGCCTGGGGCTGCCCAACATTGGCGGCGAGGTGGTCTTCGACCCGTCGTACGCGGGCAACCCGCTGGTCAACGCGCTGTGCGTCGGCGCGATGCGCCACGAGGACATCCATCTGGCCTCGGCGCGCGGCGTCGGCAACCTGGTCGTGCTGTACGGCGCCCGCACCGGCGGCGACGGGATCGGCGGCGTCAGCGTGCTGGCGTCGGAGACCTTCGACGAGGGCGGTCCCGCCAAGCGGCCCAGCGTCCAGGTGGGCGACCCGTTCATGGAGAAGCTGCTCATCGAGTGCACGCTCGAGGTGCTGCACGCCGGGCTGGTCGAGGGCATCCAGGACCTCGGTGGCGCTGGAATCTCCTGCGCCACCAGCGAACTCGCCTCCAATGGCGAGGGCGGCATGCACGTCTGGCTGGACCGGGTCCCGCTGCGCGACTCCACGCTCACTCCCGAGGAGATCCTCATGAGTGAGTCGCAGGAGCGCATGTGCGCGATCGTGACGCCGGAGCACATCGACGACTTCATGGCGATCTGCCGGCGCTGGGACGTCGAGGCCGTCGTCATCGGCGAGGTCAACGACTCCGGCCGGCTCACCATCGACTGGCACGGCGAGCGGATCGTGGACGCCCCGCCGCGCACCGTCGCGCACGAGGGCCCGGTCTACCAGCGCCCGATGCAGCGCCCGGCCTACCTCGACGCGCTCCAGGCGGACGGCCCGGCTGGTCTGGCGCGCCCCAGCGCGCCGGACGAGCTGCGCGCCACCCTGCTCCGGATGGTTGCGTCGCCCAACCTCGCGTCGAAGGCCTGGGTCACCCAGCAGTACGACCGCTACGTGCTCGGCAACACCGTGCTGGCCCAGCCCGAGGACGCCGGCATGGTCCGCGTCGACGAGGAGTCTGGCCGCGGCGTCGCCATCAGCACGGACTGCAATGGCCGGATGGCCAAGCTGGACCCGTACGAGGGCGCGCGACTCGCGCTGGCGGAGGCCTACCGCAACGTCGCCGCCAGCGGCGCGGTTCCGCTGGCGGTCACCAACTGCCTGAACTTCGGGTCCCCGGAGGACCCGGAGGTGATGTGGCAGTTCGCGGAGGCCGTCCGCGGGCTGGCCGACGCGTGCCTCGAGCTGGGCGTACCCGTGACCGGCGGGAACGTGTCCTTCTACAACCAGACCGGCGACACGGCGATCCACCCGACCCCGGTCGTCGGGGTGCTGGGCGTCATCGACGACGTGGACCGGCGCACCCCGATGTCCTGGGGTCCGGACGGCGAGCTCATCTACCTGCTCGGCACCACCGGCGATGACCTCGCGGGCTGCGAGTGGGCGCACGAGGTGCACGGTCACCTCGGCGGCCGGCCCCCGACGGTGGACCTGGACCGGGAGCGCGTGCTGGCCGAGATCCTCGTCGCGGGCTCCCGCGACGGGATGCTGACGGCGGCGCACGACGTGGCCGACGGCGGTGTGGCGCAGGCGATCGTGGAGATGGCGCTGCGATCCGGCGTGGGTGCGCGGATGTGGGTGCCGGACGGGCTGGACCCGTTCGTGTTCCTGTTCTCCGAGTCCCCGACCCGTGCGGTGGTCGTGGTGCCGAGGTCGGAGGAACTCCGGTTCACCGAGATGTGCGCGGCCCGGCAGATGCCGGCGGCGCGGATCGGCGTCGTGGACTCCGGGCTCGGCGAGGACGCCGGCCACGCTCCGGGGACTCAGGTGCTCGCGCTCAACGACCTCTTCACGGTCACGCTCGACGAGCTGCGCGAGGCGCACAACCGCACCCTCCCCGCCCTCTTCGCCTGA
- a CDS encoding MFS transporter — protein sequence MPQPSAAPPSAAGKRGLPLAFWPLALTYLAVAMNMTVASVALPTLSTDLQATASQLVWVVNITALASAALILFAGSWGDRFGRKRLLQIGIVVFLVAAVLSALSTSIVQLIILRGLTGVGSALTMPAALALAFHVVPEASRRTAVGIISAMQAVGSLLGPAVAGLLLTYFWWGSAFLSVTPLLLASVLLAHFYIPKDTPLPSATREPMDVWGATLMAVAAVGLLYGAVTASAGSDDQDVVAAVSAGIGVLAVVALVWWERRCPNPIFVWASVRTRAFWVPTLTILLVQFVLGGIMFANTQYVQLALGFSPFAAGAFLLPALGAWIVVSATAGLTARRLGSRLVAALGLGAATIGLLLVSTSSLDPMYVVLVVGLVLVGCMGVAPALMTHLAVDSYPESRRTIGSAINSVAMRFGLAFGVAAFGTVMAARYATSLAPSLDGLSSSQADLADNSLGGAIRVSQEVGGSTGEALVSAARDSFMSGFQLALIGAAVVLALVTVLVAVAAPGAPSVPADEVLEDEVLEDAVEELPESDDAQPRSEPGGVP from the coding sequence ATGCCGCAGCCCTCCGCCGCGCCCCCGTCGGCGGCCGGGAAGCGAGGGCTCCCGCTGGCGTTCTGGCCGCTGGCCCTGACGTACCTCGCCGTCGCGATGAACATGACGGTCGCCAGCGTCGCGCTGCCCACTCTGTCCACCGACCTGCAGGCCACTGCGTCCCAGTTGGTGTGGGTCGTCAACATCACCGCGCTGGCCAGCGCCGCGTTGATCCTGTTCGCCGGTTCATGGGGTGACCGGTTCGGCCGCAAGCGGCTCCTGCAGATCGGGATCGTGGTGTTCCTGGTCGCCGCGGTCCTGTCGGCCCTGTCGACGTCGATCGTCCAGCTGATCATCCTGCGCGGCCTGACCGGCGTCGGCTCGGCGCTGACCATGCCCGCCGCGCTGGCATTGGCGTTCCACGTGGTGCCCGAGGCGTCGCGGCGGACGGCGGTCGGGATCATCAGCGCGATGCAGGCCGTGGGGTCGCTGCTGGGGCCCGCGGTCGCCGGACTGCTGCTCACGTACTTCTGGTGGGGCTCGGCCTTCCTGTCCGTCACGCCGCTGCTGCTGGCGTCGGTGCTGCTGGCCCACTTCTACATCCCGAAGGACACGCCGCTGCCGTCCGCCACCCGGGAGCCGATGGATGTCTGGGGCGCGACGCTGATGGCGGTCGCGGCGGTCGGCCTGCTGTACGGGGCGGTCACCGCCTCAGCGGGGAGCGACGACCAGGACGTCGTCGCGGCGGTGTCGGCGGGGATCGGCGTGCTGGCCGTCGTCGCGCTGGTGTGGTGGGAGCGACGCTGCCCCAACCCGATCTTTGTGTGGGCGTCGGTGCGCACCCGCGCGTTCTGGGTGCCGACGCTGACGATCCTGCTGGTCCAGTTCGTGCTCGGCGGGATCATGTTCGCCAACACGCAGTACGTGCAGCTGGCGCTGGGCTTCAGCCCGTTCGCCGCCGGGGCTTTCCTGCTGCCGGCCCTGGGCGCGTGGATCGTGGTGTCCGCGACCGCGGGTCTGACCGCGCGCCGGCTCGGCTCCCGCCTCGTGGCCGCACTGGGCCTGGGTGCCGCGACTATCGGCCTGCTGCTGGTGAGCACCAGCTCGCTGGACCCGATGTACGTCGTGCTCGTGGTCGGCCTGGTCCTGGTGGGCTGCATGGGCGTCGCGCCCGCGTTGATGACGCACCTGGCGGTCGACTCGTACCCGGAGAGCCGGCGCACGATCGGCTCGGCGATCAACAGCGTCGCGATGCGGTTCGGCCTGGCGTTCGGCGTCGCGGCCTTCGGCACCGTGATGGCCGCTCGGTACGCCACCTCGCTGGCGCCGTCGCTGGACGGGCTGTCGTCGTCGCAGGCGGACCTGGCCGACAACAGCCTCGGCGGTGCGATCCGGGTGTCGCAGGAGGTCGGGGGGTCCACGGGCGAGGCCCTGGTGTCCGCCGCCCGCGACTCCTTCATGTCCGGCTTCCAGCTGGCGCTGATCGGTGCGGCCGTCGTGCTGGCCCTGGTCACCGTGCTGGTGGCCGTCGCCGCCCCGGGCGCGCCGTCGGTGCCTGCGGACGAGGTGCTCGAGGACGAGGTTCTCGAGGACGCGGTCGAGGAACTGCCCGAATCCGACGATGCCCAGCCCCGCAGCGAGCCCGGAGGAGTGCCGTGA